Genomic window (Arachis hypogaea cultivar Tifrunner chromosome 13, arahy.Tifrunner.gnm2.J5K5, whole genome shotgun sequence):
gtttgaagaataaattaccatttgtactcaTAAAAGATACTGACGCTGACAAATGtacccatataagaataaaacgacaattgtaaCCACAAAAAATGACTTATATGTGCCAAAAGTATCCTAACAGACCAATTGCGTAACCAACGTCCGGATATTTTTAGCACACGAAGGCCATCTTCCGTGGttacaattgtcgttttattttTATGTGAGTACATTTATCCGTCTATATCTTTTATgaatacaaatggtaatttattcaaaGTTTGAAGAACCAATACTTTCATTAAAATTTGACCAGTATTTACGCAGCAAAAAAAGTGAATTACACCGTTATATATAATCtcatatcattaaaaatattaataataattaattggtAACGAAGCTCCCCAAAAGATCGGTCTTAGTCCGCCCTGGTAACGAAGCTCCAGTTCTCTAACCATTGCTCCTTCATCTGTGTGTGGGTAATTGTTGTGTGTCCAAATTGGTTTGTACAAACTGCACAGCAATCTTTCGGttcaagttaaaaataatttctcttcTTCACTCACAACGAAACCGCTTCACGTCCCCGGTGAGGCTTCTAGGATAGCCTGCGGCAGCACCACCAGGACCCGCGGCGCCACCCTGTCGTTCTGCCGGCAGTGACTCCGGTACAGGAAGACCGCCTGCCGTGTCGGCACCCCACTCAGTCGGCATCTCATAGCCGGTAACTCCTCTCTTCTCCTCCCTCATTGATATCTCCGTTCTCTGATTTTCTTCTAGAAgttgttttaagtttgattcattctaaaatatcaatgcagAAAATAGTCTGACAttcttgaaatttgaatttattattttattgtatacTTTGCACTCAATGCAAAATTTTGTGTAAATGTCGTTCCAATTCATAAATTAGGGTTTAACGTTttattgtgtttttctttttcgttttactTTCGTTCGAAAATATGGATTGGTGTGTCTAACAGAATAGAATAAATACTAGCAGGAGGAAGAAAATACGCAGAAACACCAAAATCAATATTATAATCCAATTAGTTACAGCATTTGGGACACAATTAGCTTTATGGATACATGTATCCAACCCTGGCTTCATTTTGTTCTTGATCGCTGTTTGCCATGTCTTAAAATCATTGCCCTGTTTTGTTGCTTCTAAGAAGTAAAATGATCATTTTGTCTTACTGCTAATGATGAAATTTTTCTGTAGCTATCTGTTGGTAACATAATTTACGGTTTTTCTTTTGAAGCTCTAGATTTAAATAACACATTTTTTCTGCTACTTTCATCTtgtgataaattttatttctctttttgaattttattgtCATATAGGTATAGCCTTATTTTCTTTGCTTATAAAATGTCAATTCAATTCTTGTAAAACCAAAACTTGCATACCAGGATGGACGGTGTTGTTATCCACAAACTGATTTTTCACAAACTCTATGCAAGTTGATATATGGTGATGTTTGTTGTTTGGACTTACCTGCCAAATTACTATCAGAAGTGAAACATGAAACCAGAACTACTCTAATCTTTCTTGCTATTGGGATAAGATGTTATGTTTAACATAATACTGTAAGTAGTTATTATAATGTTATTTAGATTGAGATTGCCATATTTATGTATCATGTTTTCATATTCAGTTGCCATGGCTTTCATGTATTCACAATACAGTGCTTTCTTCCTTTTGCTTACATTTGTCTGCATGAACTTGTAGTTATGGATGTTGAAGATACGCAGAGTGAGGTATCAATTTCTTCTGGTATTTTCAATTCTGCATATTCACAACAGAATGAAGTTGTTTCTCCAGAAGATCTTGCTTGGATTGATTCCTGCCTAACTGAAGATCTTAATGTTCCCGAAAGTAGTTGGATCCATGTGGAAAATGCTTTATTAGAAATTATCAGTTCCCAACCTCAATCTTTTAACACTGGTATAGAAGACACTGAAATTCTCCCCTCTGCTGTTGAAATTAATCAGAAATCTTCAACTTACCATGTGAAGCATTCATTGGAGCCTTCTTCAACTTCTGATGTTAACCCACTTGCTCTAGCTGCAGAAAGTAGTGCCAATGAGAATCTAGATAGTGAAGAGAGAGTGACTTTGCAATCTTTAAGTCTTTACGGAAATCCCTTTCGGCCAACTTATAATGAAGACTCAAAGGAGAATGAAACCTTTGATTTCAGAATTAATCTGGATTCTTCTGCTTATGATGTGGAGGACATGTCTGAGAATATTTTCAAGATATGGGATTTGGACGTCCAATCCGAAGAAGGTGAACTTGTTAAACAGTTGGAAAAAGCCCTTTCAGAGAGTCCCTTGCAAGTGGTTCCATCATCTTCCGAAAATTCAGGGAAGTGGAAGGATTTCTCACTTGATGATCTTATTGGTGGTATGACTGATTTGTCTATAGATAATCAAGTAGAAAAAAAACCCAAAACAGCCCCTGAGAATTACGTTAAAAGACAACGAGgcccttaacaaaaaaaatacccAACCCGGCCCGAGATTTATTTTTATGGGACTGATtagcccctgtgccaaaaaaagttaatgtttttttggcacaggggctaatcagttaaaaaaaaaaagatcaggg
Coding sequences:
- the LOC112737968 gene encoding uncharacterized protein — translated: MDVEDTQSEVSISSGIFNSAYSQQNEVVSPEDLAWIDSCLTEDLNVPESSWIHVENALLEIISSQPQSFNTGIEDTEILPSAVEINQKSSTYHVKHSLEPSSTSDVNPLALAAESSANENLDSEERVTLQSLSLYGNPFRPTYNEDSKENETFDFRINLDSSAYDVEDMSENIFKIWDLDVQSEEGELVKQLEKALSESPLQVVPSSSENSGKWKDFSLDDLIGGMTDLSIDNQVEKKPKTAPENYVKRQRGP